A genomic window from Silene latifolia isolate original U9 population chromosome Y, ASM4854445v1, whole genome shotgun sequence includes:
- the LOC141628750 gene encoding uncharacterized protein LOC141628750, with the protein MAEKRKQVLVLTQPKKRGFISWNSQMDALLISVLYNQVSQGNKGDGDWKPQAYHAVVDEVRSKLNVSVSTENVRNRVRIWRRHYGTIMEIRTKTKFKWDEERKMVLVSRDDQDEWDTYIKANLPTSSYANKYIEHWDDISILLGPDKAIGDGGEHYEEGATMMDEEACDGLTSSIDTTSTSSKKKRKSDSLADAVTQVANTLQSYVEARLKATPTLGGKEVFDEVSKVVGILRPQILQAVNMFVEAPVKFQVLKDLPSDQKLDWILLCLDERNRAF; encoded by the exons ATGGCTGAAAAAAGAAAGCAAGTATTGGTTCTTACACAACCAAAGAAGAGAGGATTTATTTCTTGGAATAGCCAAATGGATGCTCTTTTAATTTCAGTGTTGTATAATCAAGTAAGTCAAGGAAATAAGGGAGATGGAGATTGGAAGCCTCAAGCCTACCATGCGGTGGTAGATGAGGTAAGAAGCAAGCTAAATGTATCCGTTTCTACTGAAAATGTGAGGAATCGTGTCAGGATTTGGAGAAGGCACTATGGAACTATCATGGAGATAAGAACCAAAACTAAATTCAAGTGGGATGAGGAGAGAAAGATGGTGTTAGTATCACGTGACGATCAGGATGAATGGGATACATATATCAAG GCCAACCTACCTACTTCATCTTATGCCAATAAATATATCGAGCATTGGGATGATATATCGATATTACTTGGACCCGATAAAGCTATTGGTGATGGAGGGGAGCACTATGAAGAGGGTGCTACTATGATGGATGAGGAAGCATGTGATGGTTTGACTTCTAGCATCGATACTACTTCAACAAGCTCCAAAAAGAAGCGAAAAAGTGATAGTTTAGCTGATGCGGTTACTCAAGTTGCTAACACACTCCAAAGTTATGTTGAAGCTAGACTAAAAGCAACTCCAACTTTGGGAGGAAAAGAGGTATTTGATGAGGTTTCCAAAGTTGTTGGCATCCTACGTCCTCAGATTCTACAAGCCGTAAATATGTTCGTGGAGGCGCCGGTGAAATTTCAAGTTCTCAAAGACCTTCCGAGTGATCAAAAATTAGATTGGATTTTGCTTTGTCTTGATGAGCGTAATCGAGCATTCTAG